From one Musa acuminata AAA Group cultivar baxijiao chromosome BXJ2-6, Cavendish_Baxijiao_AAA, whole genome shotgun sequence genomic stretch:
- the LOC135614666 gene encoding probable inactive shikimate kinase like 1, chloroplastic isoform X1 has protein sequence MATRAAASLAVSTLFPPPNRVLPSSPARIPSSSVAKPSVFLASPAAIREPRSRSRRSTRAYGFSGANMSVAAQETSLAVKKKAAEILNDLKGTSIFLVGMNCTMKTDLGKILADALRYCYFDSDSLVEQAAGGVSAAKSLRKEDEKGFRDSETEVLKQLSSMGRLVVCAGDGSVQTSTNLAYLRHGISIWVDVPLDYLANEMLMGEVSSPITVNAPESDSFSEQVLESLMQQYNELKEGFGTADTTVSLQKVASQLGCEDFTSVTPEVMVLEVLKGLERLMSVKKMIEAAAKPF, from the exons ATGGCGACAAGAGCCGCGGCATCTCTCGCCGTTTCTACCCTCTTCCCTCCGCCAAATCGCGTTCTTCCTTCGAGCCCCGCGCGGATCCCCTCTAGCTCCGTGGCGAAACCTTCCGTCTTCCTAGCCTCCCCAGCTGCGATTCGAGAACCACGGAGTAGGAGCAGGAGGAGCACACGCGCCTATGGTTTCTCCG GAGCCAATATGTCTGTAGCTGCACAGGAAACATCACTAGCTGTAAAG AAGAAGGCAGCTGAGATTTTGAATGATCTGAAAGGAACATCCATATTTCTTGTGG GGATGAATTGCACCATGAAAACTGATTTGGGGAAGATCTTAGCTGATGCACTGAGATATTGCTACTTCGACAG TGATAGTTTAGTTGAGCAAGCCGCAGGTGGTGTCTCTGCTGCTAAATCCTTGAGAAAGGAAGACGAAAAGGGTTTTCGCGACTCAGAG ACTGAAGTGCTAAAGCAGTTGTCCTCCATGGGTCGTTTGGTGGTTTGTGCCGGGGATGGTTCTGTGCAAACCTCAACAAACTT GGCTTATTTAAGACATGGTATCTCGATATGGGTAGATGTTCCCTTGGATTACTTGGCAAATGAGATGCTGATGGGTGAGGTGTCATCACCTATCACAGTAAATGCACCAGAGTCGGATTCATTCTCAGAG CAGGTGCTGGAATcacttatgcagcaatataatgaATTGAAAGAAGGATTTGGTACAGCAGATACAACTGTTTCACTCCAAA AGGTAGCCTCTCAGCTAGGTTGCGAAGACTTCACGTCTGTCACCCCGGAGGTCATGGTATTGGAG GTTCTGAAGGGACTCGAGAGGCTGATGAGTGTGAAGAAGATGATAGAAGCAGCTGCCAAACCATTTTAA
- the LOC135614666 gene encoding probable inactive shikimate kinase like 1, chloroplastic isoform X2 — MATRAAASLAVSTLFPPPNRVLPSSPARIPSSSVAKPSVFLASPAAIREPRSRSRRSTRAYGFSGANMSVAAQETSLAVKKKAAEILNDLKGTSIFLVGMNCTMKTDLGKILADALRYCYFDSDSLVEQAAGGVSAAKSLRKEDEKGFRDSETEVLKQLSSMGRLVVCAGDGSVQTSTNLAYLRHGISIWVDVPLDYLANEMLMGEVSSPITVNAPESDSFSEVLESLMQQYNELKEGFGTADTTVSLQKVASQLGCEDFTSVTPEVMVLEVLKGLERLMSVKKMIEAAAKPF; from the exons ATGGCGACAAGAGCCGCGGCATCTCTCGCCGTTTCTACCCTCTTCCCTCCGCCAAATCGCGTTCTTCCTTCGAGCCCCGCGCGGATCCCCTCTAGCTCCGTGGCGAAACCTTCCGTCTTCCTAGCCTCCCCAGCTGCGATTCGAGAACCACGGAGTAGGAGCAGGAGGAGCACACGCGCCTATGGTTTCTCCG GAGCCAATATGTCTGTAGCTGCACAGGAAACATCACTAGCTGTAAAG AAGAAGGCAGCTGAGATTTTGAATGATCTGAAAGGAACATCCATATTTCTTGTGG GGATGAATTGCACCATGAAAACTGATTTGGGGAAGATCTTAGCTGATGCACTGAGATATTGCTACTTCGACAG TGATAGTTTAGTTGAGCAAGCCGCAGGTGGTGTCTCTGCTGCTAAATCCTTGAGAAAGGAAGACGAAAAGGGTTTTCGCGACTCAGAG ACTGAAGTGCTAAAGCAGTTGTCCTCCATGGGTCGTTTGGTGGTTTGTGCCGGGGATGGTTCTGTGCAAACCTCAACAAACTT GGCTTATTTAAGACATGGTATCTCGATATGGGTAGATGTTCCCTTGGATTACTTGGCAAATGAGATGCTGATGGGTGAGGTGTCATCACCTATCACAGTAAATGCACCAGAGTCGGATTCATTCTCAGAG GTGCTGGAATcacttatgcagcaatataatgaATTGAAAGAAGGATTTGGTACAGCAGATACAACTGTTTCACTCCAAA AGGTAGCCTCTCAGCTAGGTTGCGAAGACTTCACGTCTGTCACCCCGGAGGTCATGGTATTGGAG GTTCTGAAGGGACTCGAGAGGCTGATGAGTGTGAAGAAGATGATAGAAGCAGCTGCCAAACCATTTTAA